The DNA region GTAGCTTACTCGGTGGTATGGCCTTAGCCAATGCCAAATTAGGCGCTGTCCATGGTTTTGCCGGTGTCATTGGTGGTAGATTCGACGCTCCTCATGGCTTCGTCTGTGCCGCTCTTCTACCCTCTGTCATTGATCATAACATTAGAGCACTAACAGAAAGAGACCCTGAACACATCGCCATAAAAAGGTATCAAGAGATCTCTATTTGGCTAACCGGTGATGACCATGCTGACATATCGGCATGTGTCCATTGGCTAAAAGACCTCTATCAACATATGAACATCCAAGGATTGGCCACATTTGGCATTACCACAAAAGACTTTGATGACATCATACGAAAATCTTCCGGATCAAGTAGCATGAAAGGTAATCCAATTACCTTGACTCATGAAGAAATGATAAATATCCTAACAGAATCCATGTAAAAAGTTATAAAAGAGCGGTTCGGTATACATAATATAGTTATGTCAACTGACCGCTCTTTTTTTTTGAAATTTGTTAAATACATGCTTTTATTCTTCTACTTTAATTATGTATATTACAAATACCCGGCTCAAAATCAGCCATAATAATCATAACCCACAACTGTTCTAGAACTGATTGATTGAATGGAATAAACTGCTCGTCTAAAATAGCCCATCATATGTAAGTAGCTCTGCCACCTCGCTATTATCTATAACCCTTATGCTATTCCCACTTTCTTCAATAAATTGTCTTAAGTTTATTTTTGTATAAAATATGTAGATGCACCATCTATGGCATCTATATCCTCAACAGAAAAAGATTTGCTAAATCTAATAGACTTTCAAGTGTAAAATCGTCCGAAACATTACCAAGCAAGGAATAAGCTTCCCTTAATGTCATGATCAATTACCTCCTGTCTTTATACTAAAAACAACGTTAACTAGGGTATTGATTTCTCTTGAACGACCAGTAGCTTGAAACACAGTTAAAGAAGTTTCAATGTTTTCCATCTCCTCTAATGATATATGTCCCTCATTTACTAATTTAAATATTTCCCATTCTATGCTTCCTTCTGCGATTGAATGCATTTTTGCAACAAAAATAATGACTTTGCTCTTTTTGATAAAGACAAAGTACTTCTCATCTGGAAATTCTCTGAACACTCCAGCACCAACTAAACGCGTATCATTCTCATAATCGATAGTCCAATACGAAGGATCTAAATTCTCATACACGTGTGGTACTGGGCTTTTAATTCCTCTTTGCTCAAATTCCGTTCTTTGTTCGGTTGTTAATTTCTCATTTATAAATGCCATAACACTTCTCCTCATGTAATATATTTAGGTTGTTTGAGTAGGACAACCCATAACCCTATTTTTAATTTTTTATTGAATTGGTAGGAACTCATGCGACAATGTCACTCAATGAAATATATGTGCCCGCCATCTGCCTACACCCCCTCTATGAATTCGGGTTCGGCAATCCTAGTTATTACAAATATCGCAGAACTTCTTCGATCATAGTTAATATCTGCTACTTCTTTAATAAGATTTATTAATTCATCTCGTTTGTCTTTTATAGTCAGTGGTGCAGTTATTTTTTCTATTAGCCAGCAGAATTCTCGAGTACCATTGGCGAGACGTGTCGGACGAGCTTCAACGTATACATATATACGCGACTGCCCCCAAATTAAAATATAAGTGTCACCATAATCACGTCCGCCCCAACAAACGGTTGTAAAAAACACTTCTCGTTCAGGATTAACAACCCAAGTGGAGTATTTGTCAGCAGTTATATGCTTCCCCTCAAATTGAATATTCAGCGAATTAAAATACTCCCAATCTTCTTGCTTAACATTTTCTCTTACCAAAGCC from Petrocella atlantisensis includes:
- a CDS encoding dehydroquinate synthase/iron-containing alcohol dehydrogenase family protein; this encodes MLADLVLVDPSLTLSMPQAITASTGLDALTQVIEPYVSSFANPLTDGFCREGIWRIGRSIKKAYDDGLDIRAREDMALGSLLGGMALANAKLGAVHGFAGVIGGRFDAPHGFVCAALLPSVIDHNIRALTERDPEHIAIKRYQEISIWLTGDDHADISACVHWLKDLYQHMNIQGLATFGITTKDFDDIIRKSSGSSSMKGNPITLTHEEMINILTESM